One Streptomyces sp. NBC_00554 DNA segment encodes these proteins:
- a CDS encoding TetR/AcrR family transcriptional regulator — MTGSERGPRERMVFSAAQLIRRDGVTATGMREVAVHAGAPRGSLQHYFPGGKEQLVNEAVDWAGRYAGKRVARFLAELPEPTPSGLFAAMVRQWTEELRTAGYTSGCPVAAATVDCAESTESTRTAAAAAFARWNRPVAEALTDLGVPRDRAEPLATLMISALEGALLIARTERDVRALTTVSRELGPLLDGARTTNQAPPER; from the coding sequence ATGACGGGTTCCGAGCGGGGACCGCGCGAGCGGATGGTGTTCAGCGCGGCGCAGCTCATCCGGCGCGACGGGGTCACCGCGACGGGCATGCGCGAGGTCGCCGTACATGCCGGGGCGCCGCGCGGCTCGCTCCAGCACTACTTCCCGGGCGGCAAGGAGCAGTTGGTCAACGAGGCAGTCGACTGGGCAGGGCGCTACGCGGGCAAGCGCGTCGCCCGCTTCCTCGCCGAGCTGCCGGAGCCGACGCCGAGTGGTCTGTTCGCGGCGATGGTGCGGCAGTGGACCGAGGAGCTCCGGACAGCGGGATACACCTCGGGCTGCCCCGTGGCGGCGGCGACCGTGGACTGCGCGGAGTCCACCGAGTCCACGAGGACCGCTGCCGCCGCCGCGTTCGCCCGCTGGAACCGCCCGGTGGCCGAGGCGCTGACGGATCTGGGCGTACCGCGCGACAGGGCCGAGCCGCTCGCCACCCTCATGATCAGCGCGTTGGAGGGAGCGCTCCTCATCGCCAGAACCGAGCGGGACGTACGCGCCCTGACGACTGTGTCCCGGGAACTCGGCCCTCTCCTGGACGGGGCGCGAACGACGAACCAGGCGCCGCCGGAGCGGTAG
- a CDS encoding NAD(P)-dependent oxidoreductase — protein MYVGFIGLGTMGQPMALNLARAGTALLVWNRTAARAEPLRAAGAEVASRPAEVFERARVVFLMLADGTAIDEALGRGTPDFARHVAGHTVVHMGTTSPEYSRGLEADIREAGGRYAEAPVSGSRVPAEAGQLVAMLAGDPAAAEEVRPLLEPMCHETFDCGPVPNALLMKLSVNLFLITLVTGLSEAFHFADRQGLDRKLFLEVLGAGPMSSAVSRMKAPKLLERDFAVQAAVRNVLVNNELIAEAARKSGLASPLLDVCHALFEETVALGHGGSDMAAVLHAIEARTEGASREGPVSAGNAVGALDVEP, from the coding sequence GTGTACGTGGGTTTCATCGGCCTCGGAACCATGGGGCAGCCCATGGCCCTCAATCTGGCCCGGGCCGGAACCGCCCTCCTCGTCTGGAACCGCACGGCCGCCAGAGCGGAGCCGCTGCGCGCGGCCGGCGCCGAGGTGGCGTCCCGTCCCGCCGAGGTCTTCGAGCGTGCCCGCGTCGTGTTCCTGATGCTGGCGGACGGAACCGCGATCGACGAGGCCCTGGGACGGGGCACCCCCGACTTCGCCAGGCACGTCGCCGGGCACACCGTGGTCCACATGGGGACGACGTCGCCGGAGTACTCGCGCGGACTGGAGGCCGACATCCGCGAGGCGGGCGGCCGGTACGCCGAGGCCCCCGTCTCCGGATCACGGGTCCCTGCCGAGGCCGGGCAACTCGTGGCGATGCTCGCCGGGGACCCCGCGGCCGCCGAGGAAGTGCGCCCGCTGCTCGAGCCGATGTGTCACGAGACGTTCGACTGCGGGCCGGTGCCGAACGCCCTGCTGATGAAGCTCTCGGTGAATCTGTTCCTGATCACCCTGGTGACCGGCCTCAGCGAGGCGTTCCACTTCGCCGACCGGCAGGGCCTCGACCGGAAGCTGTTCCTGGAAGTGCTGGGCGCCGGGCCGATGTCCAGTGCCGTATCCCGCATGAAGGCCCCGAAGCTGCTGGAGCGTGACTTCGCCGTGCAGGCCGCGGTCCGCAACGTCCTGGTGAACAACGAGCTGATCGCCGAGGCGGCCAGGAAGTCCGGCCTGGCCTCGCCGTTGCTGGACGTCTGCCACGCCCTCTTCGAGGAGACCGTGGCGCTGGGACACGGCGGGTCCGACATGGCCGCCGTGCTCCACGCGATCGAGGCCCGCACCGAAGGCGCGAGCAGAGAAGGTCCGGTGTCAGCCGGGAATGCCGTAGGCGCGCTCGACGTGGAGCCGTAG
- a CDS encoding PPOX class F420-dependent oxidoreductase: protein MTQDATQDALLKLLSEYKGGVLVTLKKDGRPQLSNVSHAYYPDERIIRISLTDDRAKTRNLRRDARASYHVTSESRRAYTVAEGTADLTPVASDPHDETVEELIRYYRDVVGEHPDWDDYRAAMVRDRRLVLRLHVERAYGIPG from the coding sequence ATGACTCAGGACGCGACGCAGGACGCACTGCTCAAGCTGCTCTCCGAGTACAAGGGCGGGGTGCTCGTCACCCTCAAGAAGGACGGCCGGCCCCAGCTGTCGAATGTCAGCCACGCCTACTACCCCGACGAACGCATCATCCGGATCTCACTCACGGACGACCGCGCCAAGACCCGCAATCTGCGCCGGGACGCACGGGCCTCGTACCACGTGACCAGCGAGAGCCGGAGGGCCTACACGGTCGCCGAAGGCACGGCGGATCTGACGCCCGTCGCCTCGGACCCGCACGACGAGACCGTCGAGGAACTCATCCGCTACTACCGGGACGTGGTGGGCGAGCACCCCGACTGGGACGACTACCGCGCCGCCATGGTCCGCGACCGCCGACTGGTGCTACGGCTCCACGTCGAGCGCGCCTACGGCATTCCCGGCTGA
- a CDS encoding TetR/AcrR family transcriptional regulator, which translates to MNSEQEAGLRARLIETGVDLVAAEGAQALSLREIARRAGVSHGAPRRYFPTHLELLSAIARRGFTDLGARAAEAVASEASSPRAQLTTLGRVYLDFALTNRGMYELMFRHDLLESNQLGLRETSLPLFGALAELVGQVLPEADARVVAGALWANLHGIAQLWSFGSLQLTTGADDFVPLLHAALDAHLGPEPR; encoded by the coding sequence ATGAACAGCGAGCAAGAGGCGGGACTGCGGGCCCGCCTGATCGAGACCGGGGTCGACCTGGTGGCCGCCGAAGGCGCCCAGGCGCTGTCCCTGCGTGAGATCGCCCGGCGGGCCGGGGTCTCCCACGGAGCCCCGCGCCGCTACTTCCCCACACACCTGGAGTTGCTGTCCGCCATCGCCCGCCGGGGTTTCACCGACCTCGGAGCCCGGGCGGCGGAGGCGGTCGCGAGCGAGGCGTCGTCTCCCCGCGCCCAGCTCACGACGCTGGGGCGGGTCTACCTGGACTTCGCGCTCACCAACCGCGGAATGTACGAGCTGATGTTCCGTCACGATCTGCTGGAGAGCAATCAGTTGGGACTCCGCGAGACGAGCCTGCCGCTGTTCGGCGCCCTGGCGGAACTGGTCGGCCAGGTACTGCCCGAGGCCGACGCACGGGTCGTCGCGGGCGCGTTGTGGGCGAACCTGCACGGGATCGCCCAGCTGTGGAGCTTCGGCAGCCTCCAACTCACCACGGGCGCCGATGACTTCGTACCCCTGCTGCATGCGGCACTGGACGCGCACCTGGGGCCCGAGCCCCGATGA
- a CDS encoding MFS transporter, which yields MNSRFHRRLTLASSVTGAVAVALDGTVLTVAQPTLQRDLHATFAQVQWTSTGYLIAVASLLVFAGRLGDRYGHQQVFAVGILGFGATSAAIGFAPGIESVIGLRVAQGVFGALLQPATLGMLRAAYPADRLGMPIALRTSAIGLAAAAGPVLGGALVTALGWRAVFFLNVVPALVMGVLALAVRGPARSRAASGGLDVPGACLLAVALVSLVHTLVGIPEAGWTTASTLGLVVVMAAGAAFVRHERRTASPLVPYDVLGSATVGAALGILVAGSAAMLGSLFVGSYYLQEVLELDPLQTSLRALPGAVMMVLGAPVAAVLLRRQGARRTTLAGMIALTSGVLLLSRLDRASTAVSIGGGFLLLGAGFGTVMVTATAVLVRQASAESAGVAGGLQQTAMNVGPTLGVATATLLMALGTGVDMGPPLTALAAVSALGVMLAVRLPGPPGSPGRIRQESINKYGAGDGS from the coding sequence ATGAACTCCCGCTTCCACCGTCGGCTCACGCTCGCGAGCAGTGTCACCGGCGCCGTGGCGGTCGCCCTCGACGGAACCGTGCTCACCGTCGCGCAGCCCACCCTGCAACGCGATCTGCACGCCACGTTCGCGCAGGTCCAGTGGACGAGCACCGGCTATCTCATCGCGGTCGCGAGCCTGTTGGTGTTCGCGGGCCGGCTCGGGGACCGCTACGGACACCAACAGGTCTTCGCCGTGGGGATCCTGGGATTCGGCGCGACGTCGGCCGCGATCGGTTTCGCGCCCGGCATCGAATCGGTGATCGGACTGCGGGTCGCGCAGGGCGTGTTCGGCGCGCTGCTGCAACCCGCCACGCTGGGGATGCTGCGCGCCGCCTATCCCGCCGACCGGCTCGGGATGCCCATCGCACTGCGCACCAGTGCCATCGGTCTCGCGGCCGCCGCCGGTCCGGTGCTCGGCGGGGCGCTGGTGACCGCTCTGGGCTGGCGCGCGGTCTTCTTCCTCAACGTCGTGCCCGCGCTGGTCATGGGCGTCCTGGCGCTCGCCGTCCGGGGCCCGGCCCGGAGCAGGGCCGCCTCGGGCGGACTCGACGTGCCGGGGGCCTGTCTGCTCGCGGTCGCGCTGGTGAGTCTGGTGCACACGCTGGTCGGGATACCGGAGGCCGGCTGGACGACGGCGTCCACGCTCGGCCTTGTGGTGGTCATGGCCGCGGGCGCCGCCTTCGTACGTCACGAGCGCCGCACCGCGAGCCCGTTGGTGCCCTACGACGTCCTCGGCTCCGCGACCGTCGGTGCGGCGCTCGGCATTCTGGTGGCCGGGTCGGCGGCGATGCTGGGCTCATTGTTCGTCGGCAGCTACTACCTGCAGGAGGTCCTGGAGCTGGACCCGCTGCAGACCAGCCTGCGGGCGCTGCCCGGGGCCGTGATGATGGTGCTGGGCGCGCCGGTTGCGGCTGTGCTGCTGCGCCGGCAGGGTGCGCGCCGGACGACGCTGGCCGGGATGATCGCCCTGACTTCGGGTGTCCTGCTGCTCTCCCGGCTCGACCGGGCCTCGACGGCCGTGTCGATCGGCGGTGGGTTCCTGCTGCTCGGCGCCGGTTTCGGGACGGTGATGGTCACCGCGACGGCTGTTCTCGTACGGCAGGCCTCGGCGGAGTCGGCCGGAGTGGCGGGCGGGCTGCAGCAGACGGCGATGAATGTGGGCCCGACGCTGGGCGTCGCGACCGCGACCCTGCTGATGGCACTCGGGACCGGTGTCGACATGGGCCCGCCGCTGACGGCACTCGCGGCCGTGTCCGCGCTCGGCGTCATGCTCGCGGTGAGGCTACCGGGGCCACCGGGATCCCCGGGACGCATTCGCCAGGAGTCCATCAACAAGTACGGGGCAGGCGACGGTTCATGA
- a CDS encoding serine hydrolase, translating to MGHLRQEAEPREAGLDPKALARLDQHFAHLVGDGRLPGYLVSVSRHGRVAHLTAYGCRDRAAGLPVETDTLWRMYSMTKPVTSVAALMLLEEGRIRLDDPVADFLPAFADPQVYVDGSGADTRTRPAAQPILIRHLLTQTAGLTFGFYHSHPVDALYRGAGLESSVPPGADLAETCEVYAGLPLQFEPGTQWNYSVATNVLSRVIEVVSGQDLDEFLAERIFAPLGMKDAGFCVTGEQEGRLAELYGEDDEGGITPIAGLPLHGRPRCVSGSGGMVATAHDYHRFMELLRLRGTLDGTRLLKPGTVDLMASNHLPGNADRRTFGSPVHQEPGNAGLGFGLGVSVVVDPEITQSPTGQGAYGWSGVAGTTFWVDPANDLTVQFLTQVRPTSSHSVFRELKRLVHEAVLD from the coding sequence ATGGGACACCTGCGACAGGAGGCCGAGCCGCGCGAGGCCGGCCTCGATCCGAAGGCGCTGGCCCGCCTCGATCAGCATTTTGCCCACCTCGTCGGGGACGGAAGACTCCCCGGGTACCTCGTGTCCGTGTCCCGGCACGGCCGCGTCGCCCACCTCACCGCCTACGGCTGCCGTGACCGGGCGGCCGGGCTCCCCGTCGAGACCGACACCCTGTGGCGGATGTACTCGATGACCAAGCCGGTCACCTCGGTCGCCGCGCTGATGCTCCTCGAGGAGGGACGCATCCGGCTCGACGACCCCGTCGCCGACTTCCTCCCGGCCTTCGCCGACCCCCAGGTGTACGTCGACGGATCCGGCGCGGACACCAGGACCCGCCCTGCCGCACAACCCATCCTGATCCGGCACCTGTTGACGCAGACAGCGGGCCTGACCTTCGGCTTCTACCACTCGCATCCCGTCGACGCGCTGTACCGGGGCGCCGGTCTTGAGTCGTCCGTGCCGCCGGGCGCGGATCTGGCCGAGACGTGCGAGGTGTACGCCGGACTGCCGCTCCAGTTCGAGCCGGGCACGCAGTGGAACTACTCGGTCGCCACCAATGTCCTCAGCCGCGTCATCGAGGTGGTCTCCGGCCAGGACCTCGACGAGTTCCTGGCCGAGCGGATCTTCGCACCGCTCGGTATGAAGGACGCCGGATTCTGTGTCACGGGCGAGCAGGAGGGCCGGCTGGCCGAGTTGTACGGCGAGGACGACGAGGGCGGGATCACCCCGATCGCCGGGCTGCCCCTGCACGGCCGCCCCCGCTGCGTGTCCGGGAGCGGCGGCATGGTGGCCACCGCCCACGACTACCACCGCTTCATGGAACTGCTCCGCCTGCGCGGAACACTCGACGGCACCCGCCTGCTGAAGCCCGGGACCGTGGACCTGATGGCGTCCAACCACCTCCCCGGCAACGCCGACCGCCGCACCTTCGGCAGCCCGGTCCACCAGGAGCCCGGCAACGCGGGCCTCGGCTTCGGCCTCGGCGTCTCCGTCGTGGTGGACCCGGAGATCACCCAGTCCCCGACGGGGCAGGGCGCGTACGGCTGGAGCGGAGTGGCCGGTACGACGTTCTGGGTCGACCCGGCCAACGACCTGACCGTGCAGTTCCTGACCCAGGTCCGCCCCACCTCCTCCCACTCGGTCTTCCGCGAGCTGAAGCGACTGGTGCACGAGGCGGTGCTGGACTGA